From a single Couchioplanes caeruleus genomic region:
- a CDS encoding DUF58 domain-containing protein yields MRAAVPPAGAAADEGWAAPAWVPTRALGRTVLLTGLLLVLGVALGRVDLVLLAAPFAIGAAIGLRRMPRSAPELRIDADEEHIVEGGAVAAAVTVANPDVIAYDLVVLRTRTSPWLDLEDADRPFAVSVAPDGWTAVELPGRALRWGRHAVGPAAARVAACGGLLACRPVVVPARGVRVYPETEPFAATEAMPAAAGLVGNHRSRRPGEGGELAGVRPFAPGDRLRRIDWRVSLRTRDLHVASTLSDRDAEVLLLLDVLGEAGASGGVKGKASVLDTTVRAAAAIAEHYLQRGDRVSLAEYGSSARRLRPATGRRQYLTVLEWLLDVRADTTDSEPYEHVFGAHNVSSDALVVVLTPLVDPRAADMLAGLVQTGRYTVAVDTLPEGAAPPQRSQWTPLATRLWRMERENVLGRLREHGVPVVTWAGAGSLDLVLRDVARLASAPRGR; encoded by the coding sequence CTGCGGGCCGCGGTGCCTCCGGCCGGGGCGGCGGCCGACGAGGGCTGGGCGGCCCCGGCCTGGGTACCGACCCGCGCCCTGGGCCGTACGGTGCTGCTCACCGGCCTGCTGCTCGTGCTCGGCGTGGCGCTGGGCCGGGTCGACCTCGTGCTGCTGGCCGCGCCGTTCGCGATCGGGGCGGCCATCGGGCTGCGCCGGATGCCCCGGTCCGCGCCGGAGCTGCGGATCGACGCCGACGAGGAGCACATCGTCGAGGGCGGTGCGGTCGCCGCCGCCGTGACCGTCGCCAACCCCGACGTCATCGCGTACGACCTGGTGGTGCTGCGGACCCGCACCTCGCCGTGGCTGGATCTGGAAGACGCCGACCGCCCGTTCGCGGTCTCGGTCGCGCCCGACGGCTGGACGGCGGTCGAGCTGCCCGGGCGGGCGCTGCGCTGGGGCCGGCACGCCGTGGGCCCGGCCGCCGCGCGGGTGGCCGCGTGTGGCGGCCTGCTGGCGTGCCGCCCGGTCGTCGTCCCGGCCCGGGGCGTGCGGGTCTACCCGGAGACGGAACCGTTCGCGGCCACCGAGGCGATGCCCGCGGCGGCCGGCCTGGTCGGCAACCACCGGTCGCGACGGCCGGGCGAGGGCGGCGAGCTCGCGGGGGTACGCCCGTTCGCGCCGGGCGACCGGCTGCGCCGCATCGACTGGCGGGTGTCCCTGCGCACGCGCGATCTGCACGTGGCCTCGACGCTGTCCGACCGCGACGCCGAGGTGCTGCTGCTCCTCGACGTGCTGGGCGAGGCGGGCGCGTCCGGCGGCGTGAAGGGCAAGGCGTCCGTGCTCGACACGACCGTACGAGCGGCCGCCGCGATCGCCGAGCACTACCTCCAGCGCGGCGACCGGGTGTCGCTCGCCGAGTACGGCTCCTCCGCCCGCCGCCTGCGCCCCGCGACCGGCCGCCGGCAGTACCTGACGGTGCTCGAGTGGCTGCTGGACGTCCGCGCGGACACCACGGACAGCGAGCCGTACGAGCACGTCTTCGGCGCCCACAACGTCTCGTCGGACGCCCTCGTGGTGGTCCTGACCCCGCTGGTGGATCCCCGGGCGGCGGACATGCTGGCCGGGCTGGTGCAGACCGGCCGCTACACGGTCGCCGTCGACACGCTGCCGGAGGGCGCCGCGCCGCCGCAGCGCAGCCAGTGGACGCCGCTGGCCACCCGGCTGTGGCGGATGGAACGGGAGAACGTGCTGGGCCGGCTGCGCGAGCACGGCGTGCCCGTGGTGACCTGGGCCGGGGCGGGCAGCCTCGACCTCGTGCTGCGCGACGTGGCCCGGCTGGCCTCCGCGCCCCGGGGGCGCTGA
- a CDS encoding AAA family ATPase — protein MTDASVEALPPYEVGRLAGAVLDSVGSVVVGKRDALELVLAGILAGGHVLLEDLPGLGKTLTARCFAQALGLDFRRLQFTPDLLPADVTGSFLYDQRKGDFAFRAGPVFTNMLLADEINRTPPKTQAALLEAMQEKQVSVEGVTYRLDPPFHVLATANPIEYEGTYPLPEAQLDRFMLRVSFGYPTQDEEWDVLRRRMSRRQEDAQLPPVVNARTLQAMQGALESVAVEDSIGRYIVALTAATREHASALVGSSPRGSLALLLLARARAAMAGRDYVVPEDVKDVAVPALAHRITLRPEMWLRRVDPSFVVQEVLQNVPAPASGALPTYAGGYAEQ, from the coding sequence TGACGGACGCGAGCGTGGAGGCCCTGCCGCCCTACGAGGTGGGCCGGCTGGCCGGCGCGGTCCTCGACTCGGTCGGCAGCGTGGTGGTGGGCAAGCGGGACGCCCTCGAGCTCGTCCTCGCCGGCATCCTGGCCGGCGGCCACGTGCTGCTGGAGGACCTGCCGGGGCTGGGCAAGACCCTGACCGCCCGCTGCTTCGCGCAGGCGCTCGGGCTCGACTTCCGCCGCCTGCAGTTCACCCCGGACCTGCTGCCCGCGGACGTGACCGGCTCCTTCCTGTACGACCAGCGCAAGGGCGACTTCGCCTTCCGGGCCGGCCCGGTGTTCACGAACATGCTGCTCGCCGACGAGATCAACCGGACGCCGCCGAAGACGCAGGCGGCGCTGCTGGAGGCGATGCAGGAGAAGCAGGTGTCGGTCGAGGGCGTCACGTACCGCCTGGACCCGCCGTTCCACGTGCTCGCCACCGCCAACCCGATCGAGTACGAGGGCACGTACCCGCTGCCTGAGGCCCAGCTGGACCGCTTCATGCTGCGGGTCTCGTTCGGCTACCCGACCCAGGACGAGGAGTGGGACGTGCTGCGCCGGCGCATGTCCCGCCGCCAGGAGGACGCGCAGCTCCCGCCGGTCGTGAACGCCCGCACCCTGCAGGCGATGCAGGGCGCGCTGGAGTCGGTCGCGGTCGAGGACTCGATCGGCCGCTACATCGTGGCGCTGACCGCGGCGACCCGGGAGCACGCGTCGGCGCTGGTCGGCTCGTCGCCGCGTGGCTCGCTGGCCCTGCTCCTGCTCGCCCGGGCCCGCGCGGCGATGGCGGGCCGCGACTACGTGGTGCCGGAGGACGTCAAGGACGTCGCCGTACCCGCCCTCGCGCACCGGATCACGCTGCGGCCGGAGATGTGGCTGCGCCGCGTCGACCCGTCGTTCGTCGTGCAGGAGGTGCTGCAGAACGTGCCGGCGCCGGCCAGCGGCGCGCTGCCGACGTACGCGGGCGGATACGCCGAGCAGTGA
- a CDS encoding NAD(P)/FAD-dependent oxidoreductase has product MNPQRIVVVGAGHVGLYAALRLSKKLNARRAEVIVIDPQPHMTYQPFLPEAAAGNISPRHSVVPLRRELKRCHIVSGEVTRIEHARRTVTVQPIEGPVKEIAYDHIIVAPGSVSRTLPIPGLRERGIGFKTIGEAIYLRNHILDRLDVAAATPDPEVRRASLRFVFVGGGYAGVEALAEMEDVVRDGLKYYPELDKEEVRFILVEASNRILPEVGPEMGAYAARQLQKRGIDIRLETRMESCVDGEVHLSDGEVFRSETIVWTAGVKPSPMLDHTDLPRGPRGHITCLPTLQVVDGDRVLDGAWAAGDCAQVPDLTNPGGWCSPSAQHAVRQAGVLADNIRQVVYGGTPKDYKHKYAGSVASLGLYKGVAKIYGVKLKGFPAWLMHRTYHMSRIPSFNRKVRVLADWTLAFVLKREVISLGQLHEPREEFTDVTPPLADEREPVGAGRR; this is encoded by the coding sequence GTGAATCCGCAACGCATCGTGGTCGTCGGGGCAGGACACGTCGGGCTCTACGCGGCTCTGCGCCTGTCGAAGAAGCTGAACGCGCGCCGCGCCGAAGTGATCGTCATCGACCCGCAGCCGCACATGACCTACCAGCCGTTCCTCCCGGAGGCCGCGGCCGGCAACATCTCGCCGCGCCACTCGGTGGTGCCGCTGCGGCGTGAGCTGAAGCGGTGCCACATCGTCTCCGGCGAGGTCACCCGCATCGAGCACGCCCGCCGGACGGTGACCGTGCAGCCGATCGAGGGGCCGGTCAAGGAGATCGCGTACGACCACATCATCGTGGCGCCGGGCTCGGTCTCCCGCACCCTGCCGATCCCCGGCCTGCGCGAGCGCGGCATCGGCTTCAAGACCATCGGCGAGGCCATCTACCTGCGCAACCACATCCTCGACCGGCTGGACGTCGCGGCCGCCACGCCCGATCCCGAGGTGCGCCGGGCGTCGCTGCGGTTCGTCTTCGTCGGCGGCGGCTACGCGGGCGTCGAGGCGCTGGCCGAGATGGAGGACGTGGTCCGCGACGGCCTCAAGTACTACCCCGAGCTCGACAAGGAAGAGGTCCGCTTCATCCTCGTCGAGGCGTCCAACCGGATCCTGCCCGAGGTCGGCCCGGAGATGGGCGCGTACGCTGCCCGCCAGCTGCAGAAGCGCGGCATCGACATCCGCCTCGAGACCCGCATGGAGTCCTGCGTCGACGGCGAGGTCCACCTCTCCGACGGCGAGGTGTTCCGGAGCGAGACGATCGTCTGGACCGCCGGCGTCAAGCCGTCGCCGATGCTCGACCACACCGACCTGCCGCGTGGCCCCCGCGGGCACATCACCTGCCTGCCGACCCTGCAGGTCGTCGACGGCGACCGGGTCCTGGACGGCGCCTGGGCGGCCGGCGACTGCGCGCAGGTCCCCGACCTGACCAACCCGGGCGGCTGGTGCTCGCCGAGCGCCCAGCACGCCGTCCGGCAGGCCGGGGTGCTGGCCGACAACATCCGCCAGGTCGTCTACGGCGGCACCCCGAAGGACTACAAGCACAAGTACGCCGGCAGCGTCGCCAGCCTCGGCCTCTACAAGGGCGTGGCGAAGATCTACGGCGTGAAGCTCAAGGGCTTCCCGGCGTGGCTCATGCACCGGACGTACCACATGAGCCGCATCCCGTCGTTCAACCGCAAGGTCCGCGTCCTCGCCGACTGGACGCTGGCATTCGTGCTCAAACGCGAGGTCATCTCCCTGGGACAGCTGCACGAGCCCCGCGAGGAGTTCACCGACGTGACCCCGCCGCTGGCGGACGAGCGCGAACCGGTGGGCGCCGGCCGCCGCTGA